Proteins from a single region of Flavobacterium sp. YJ01:
- a CDS encoding tetratricopeptide repeat protein, whose protein sequence is MATYNKRGYKTPKEKEVKEVTEEQQVVIDEKDSTTASVFSKLDETASKTEDWVAKNQKIIIGLVAGFAVVTIGYLAYQRFIANPKQEEAASEMFVAQQNFEKAVNGVSSDSLFKLSLNGSEGKFGFIKIADEYSGTDAGNLANYYAGIAYLNTGKFDEAIKYLGEFKSEDVILSALAKGATGDAYSQKNQQKEALDFYVKAAESNKNDFTTPRFLLKAAKTALALGQKEDALKYLNDIKDNYDTAPEAASVDALIGLAQ, encoded by the coding sequence ATGGCAACTTACAATAAAAGAGGATATAAGACACCAAAAGAAAAGGAAGTAAAAGAGGTTACTGAAGAACAACAAGTGGTTATTGACGAAAAAGACAGCACAACAGCTAGTGTTTTCTCAAAACTAGATGAGACAGCTTCAAAAACTGAGGATTGGGTGGCTAAAAATCAAAAAATCATTATTGGTTTAGTGGCTGGTTTTGCTGTTGTTACAATTGGATATTTGGCTTACCAAAGATTTATTGCAAATCCAAAACAAGAAGAAGCTGCAAGTGAAATGTTTGTTGCGCAACAAAACTTTGAAAAAGCTGTAAATGGTGTTTCTAGCGATTCATTGTTCAAATTATCATTAAACGGTTCAGAAGGAAAATTCGGATTTATCAAAATCGCTGACGAATATTCTGGAACAGATGCTGGAAATTTAGCAAACTATTACGCTGGTATCGCTTATTTAAATACAGGTAAATTTGATGAGGCAATTAAATATTTAGGTGAATTTAAATCTGAAGACGTAATCTTAAGCGCTTTAGCTAAAGGTGCAACTGGTGATGCTTATTCTCAAAAAAATCAGCAAAAAGAAGCTTTAGATTTTTATGTAAAAGCTGCTGAATCTAATAAAAATGATTTTACAACGCCTCGTTTCTTATTAAAAGCGGCTAAAACTGCTTTAGCTTTAGGGCAGAAAGAAGATGCTTTGAAATATTTAAATGATATCAAAGACAATTACGATACTGCGCCAGAAGCAGCATCAGTTGATGCTTTGATTGGATTAGCGCAATAA
- the ribH gene encoding 6,7-dimethyl-8-ribityllumazine synthase, whose translation MATENKNLSEYDKNTIPNAKDFRFGIVVSEWNDTITEGLYNGAFDALIDCEVPAQQIIRWNVPGSFELIYGAKKMLQTQNVDAVIVIGCVIQGQTKHFDFVCEGVTQGIKDLNVQTDIPVIFCVLTDNNMQQSIDRSGGVHGNKGTEAAIAAIKMAYIRQQASIAHAYNQPLLTSGALQIEDSPRKIENE comes from the coding sequence ATGGCTACTGAAAATAAAAATCTATCAGAATACGATAAAAACACAATCCCAAATGCGAAAGACTTTCGATTTGGGATTGTTGTTTCTGAATGGAATGATACTATAACAGAAGGACTTTATAATGGCGCATTTGATGCATTAATTGATTGCGAAGTTCCTGCTCAGCAAATTATTCGCTGGAATGTTCCAGGAAGTTTTGAATTAATTTATGGAGCAAAAAAAATGCTTCAAACCCAAAATGTTGATGCGGTTATCGTAATTGGATGCGTAATTCAAGGACAAACAAAACATTTTGATTTTGTTTGCGAAGGTGTAACGCAAGGAATTAAAGATCTTAATGTTCAAACGGATATTCCTGTTATTTTCTGTGTTTTAACAGACAACAACATGCAGCAGTCAATTGATAGAAGTGGCGGTGTTCACGGAAACAAAGGAACTGAAGCAGCAATTGCCGCAATTAAAATGGCTTATATTCGTCAGCAAGCTTCTATAGCACATGCTTACAATCAGCCGTTGCTAACTTCAGGAGCGCTTCAAATTGAAGATTCTCCTAGGAAAATTGAGAACGAGTAA
- the mutL gene encoding DNA mismatch repair endonuclease MutL encodes MSSIIQLLPDHVANQIAAGEVVQRPASVVKELLENAVDAKATDIKLIIKDAGKSLVQVIDNGIGMTVTDARLCFARHATSKIRQAEDLFSLGTKGFRGEALASIAAIAHMEMKTKQDQDELGTHIVIEGSKFVSQEVAVLPKGTSFAVKNLFFNIPARRNFLKSDTVEFRHVMDEFQRVALAHPNIHFSFYHNGSELYNLPAAGYRQRIVGIMSGKTNEKLVPVSEETDIISIQGFVCKPEFAKKNRGEQFFFVNDRFIKSGYLHHAVMAAYDGLLKDGSQPSYFLYLQVPPNTIDINIHPTKTEIKFDDESALYAILRASIKHSLGQFNVAPVLDFDRDANLDTPYHYKDMEAETPTIQVDGTFNPFTDDKTNQHYAKSSSGNSYSSGSSSSPSGSSYSGSSYSGYSKRVEPTASWESLYVGLDTENPEAIESSPFTFENEEVTSSLFNDDEIEQSTQKTYQIHKKYIVSPIKSGMVIVDQQRAHQRILYEQFLLNMTVNQASSQQLLFPLDLFYSATEMKLIEELKPSLETTGFVFDESKTDHIVVSGIPVNITESEVSLVIEQLLSDLQDGIPASSYSQNDTIAKSMAKSLAVKTGSYLTEKEQDNLVNGLFACKDPNISPFQKPTFITMRVEDIDKKFAL; translated from the coding sequence ATGTCGAGTATTATTCAATTGCTTCCTGATCACGTTGCTAACCAAATTGCTGCTGGAGAAGTGGTTCAAAGACCAGCTTCTGTGGTAAAAGAATTGTTAGAAAACGCTGTTGATGCAAAAGCAACTGATATTAAATTGATCATCAAAGATGCTGGTAAATCTTTGGTGCAAGTTATAGATAATGGTATCGGAATGACTGTTACAGATGCACGTTTGTGTTTTGCGCGTCATGCTACTTCAAAAATTCGTCAGGCAGAAGATTTGTTTTCGCTTGGAACAAAAGGTTTTCGTGGAGAAGCTCTAGCTTCTATTGCGGCGATTGCGCACATGGAAATGAAAACCAAACAAGACCAAGATGAACTCGGAACGCACATTGTTATTGAAGGAAGTAAATTTGTTTCGCAAGAAGTAGCAGTTTTGCCAAAAGGAACTTCATTTGCGGTTAAGAACTTATTTTTTAATATTCCCGCTCGTCGTAATTTCTTAAAATCCGATACGGTTGAGTTTCGCCATGTAATGGATGAATTTCAGCGTGTGGCATTGGCGCATCCGAATATTCATTTTAGTTTTTATCATAACGGAAGTGAATTATATAATCTTCCTGCGGCTGGCTATCGCCAGAGAATTGTGGGAATCATGTCTGGGAAAACCAATGAGAAATTAGTTCCTGTAAGCGAAGAAACAGATATTATAAGTATTCAAGGTTTTGTTTGTAAACCAGAATTTGCAAAGAAAAATAGAGGAGAGCAGTTCTTTTTTGTAAACGATCGTTTTATAAAAAGCGGTTACTTGCATCATGCGGTAATGGCTGCTTATGACGGATTATTGAAAGATGGTTCTCAACCAAGTTATTTCTTGTATTTGCAAGTTCCGCCAAACACAATTGATATCAATATACATCCGACGAAAACAGAAATTAAGTTTGATGACGAATCGGCTCTGTATGCAATTTTAAGAGCTTCAATCAAACATAGTTTAGGGCAATTTAATGTTGCTCCAGTTTTAGATTTTGATCGAGATGCTAATTTAGATACGCCATATCATTACAAAGATATGGAAGCAGAAACGCCAACTATTCAAGTAGATGGAACTTTTAATCCGTTTACAGATGATAAGACTAATCAGCATTATGCGAAATCTAGCTCTGGAAATAGTTATAGTTCAGGTTCTTCTTCCTCTCCGTCAGGTTCGTCTTATTCGGGATCTTCATATTCTGGATATTCCAAACGTGTAGAACCAACTGCAAGTTGGGAGAGTTTATACGTTGGTTTGGATACAGAAAATCCTGAAGCTATAGAAAGTTCGCCATTTACATTCGAAAATGAAGAAGTAACCTCTTCATTATTTAATGATGATGAAATTGAACAATCAACTCAAAAAACGTATCAAATTCATAAAAAATACATTGTTTCGCCAATAAAATCGGGAATGGTTATTGTTGATCAACAACGTGCGCATCAACGAATTTTGTACGAACAATTTTTGTTGAATATGACGGTTAATCAAGCGTCGAGCCAGCAATTGCTTTTTCCGTTAGATTTATTTTATTCGGCAACCGAAATGAAATTGATTGAAGAATTAAAACCTTCATTAGAAACAACAGGTTTTGTCTTTGATGAAAGTAAAACTGATCATATTGTGGTTTCTGGAATTCCTGTAAATATTACAGAAAGCGAAGTTTCTCTAGTAATAGAACAATTGTTGAGTGACTTGCAAGACGGAATTCCTGCAAGCAGTTACAGTCAAAACGATACCATTGCCAAATCGATGGCGAAAAGTTTAGCGGTTAAAACGGGATCTTATTTAACCGAAAAAGAACAAGATAATTTAGTAAACGGTTTGTTTGCTTGCAAAGATCCAAATATTTCACCTTTTCAAAAACCAACTTTCATCACTATGCGTGTGGAAGATATAGATAAAAAGTTTGCCTTATGA
- a CDS encoding rhomboid family intramembrane serine protease, with translation MMNMTPVVKQLLIINIIFFIGSQLVPVSYEYLAMFFPENPNFKAWQPITHMFMHGGIMHIAFNMFAMVSFGSALEHFWGGKKFLFFYISCGLGSALLHTAVNYYFFQDTLNTLMANGFQKAEILKLLSEGKIDTRWQNLVSVSQFNGFTSAYIGTVVGASGAIYGLLTAFAFMFPNAELALMFIPVPIKAKYFVPGILAIDLFFGFKGTSLFGGGGTGIAHFAHIGGAIAGFLMMLYWKKNQFNNNRWN, from the coding sequence ATGATGAACATGACTCCGGTTGTTAAACAACTGCTTATTATTAATATTATATTTTTTATTGGATCTCAATTAGTTCCAGTTTCGTATGAATATCTGGCGATGTTTTTTCCTGAAAATCCAAATTTTAAAGCATGGCAGCCTATAACGCATATGTTCATGCATGGCGGAATAATGCATATTGCTTTTAATATGTTTGCGATGGTTTCTTTTGGATCTGCGCTAGAACATTTTTGGGGTGGTAAAAAGTTTCTCTTTTTTTATATTTCTTGCGGATTAGGATCGGCGTTGCTCCACACCGCTGTTAATTATTACTTTTTTCAAGATACTTTAAATACCTTAATGGCAAATGGATTTCAAAAGGCTGAGATTTTAAAACTTTTGTCTGAGGGAAAAATTGATACAAGATGGCAGAATTTGGTTTCGGTTTCTCAATTTAATGGCTTTACTAGTGCTTATATTGGTACTGTAGTTGGAGCTTCAGGAGCTATTTATGGTTTGCTTACTGCTTTTGCTTTTATGTTTCCAAATGCTGAATTAGCTTTAATGTTTATTCCGGTTCCTATAAAAGCAAAATATTTTGTTCCTGGAATTTTAGCAATAGATTTGTTTTTTGGTTTTAAAGGAACTTCTTTATTTGGAGGCGGAGGAACAGGAATTGCCCATTTTGCTCATATTGGAGGAGCAATTGCTGGATTTTTAATGATGTTGTACTGGAAAAAAAATCAGTTTAATAACAATCGATGGAATTAA
- a CDS encoding rhomboid family intramembrane serine protease, translating to MNILDDLKLQYRLGGIAMRMIYWNVACFIISLLFFWPNFVGAFDYPNWLALSSDPQVFMFKPWTFLTYAFFHFDFWHLLFNMMVLNFASNLFLTFFTQKQYLGLYILSALFAGVVFALSFYFSNIYGSIVGASAAIMAILVASTTYSPLMDVRLFLFGNVKLWHITAVILVLDLVQLRSGNMGGHISHLAGAFFGFAYIKLLQSGTDLSKIVSKTLDFFANLFRKSPTTPFTKVHKNYKKPTEKTTSRIVTKDKTQQQIDEILDKISQSGYDCLTKEEKEFLFKAGK from the coding sequence ATGAATATTCTTGATGATTTAAAACTTCAATATAGATTGGGTGGTATAGCAATGCGCATGATTTATTGGAATGTAGCTTGTTTTATAATTTCTTTGCTTTTTTTCTGGCCAAATTTTGTTGGAGCATTCGATTATCCAAATTGGCTGGCTTTGTCGTCAGATCCTCAAGTATTTATGTTCAAGCCGTGGACATTTTTGACATATGCTTTTTTTCATTTTGATTTTTGGCATTTGTTATTCAATATGATGGTTTTGAATTTTGCAAGTAATTTATTTTTGACTTTTTTTACCCAAAAACAATATTTGGGTTTATATATTTTAAGTGCGCTTTTTGCAGGAGTGGTTTTTGCGTTAAGTTTTTATTTTTCTAATATCTACGGCTCCATAGTTGGTGCTTCTGCTGCAATAATGGCAATTTTAGTAGCTTCTACGACATATTCTCCATTGATGGATGTTCGTTTGTTCTTGTTCGGAAATGTAAAACTGTGGCATATAACAGCTGTAATTCTTGTTCTAGATTTGGTACAACTGCGTTCTGGAAATATGGGAGGTCATATTTCACATCTTGCAGGCGCTTTTTTCGGATTTGCTTATATTAAGTTGCTTCAGAGCGGAACAGATTTAAGTAAAATTGTTTCTAAAACTCTAGATTTCTTTGCCAATCTCTTTAGAAAATCTCCTACAACCCCATTTACAAAAGTTCATAAGAATTACAAGAAACCTACAGAAAAAACAACATCAAGAATTGTTACTAAAGACAAAACGCAACAGCAAATTGATGAGATTCTAGATAAAATCAGCCAATCGGGATATGATTGCCTGACGAAAGAAGAAAAAGAGTTTTTATTTAAAGCTGGAAAATAA
- a CDS encoding endonuclease/exonuclease/phosphatase family protein, with product MFFLNIVLTVLTFSVYILPFLAPKSFPLLSVLTLFMPAFFVANGLFFVYWAIQFKKRLILSGLVLLIGITFINKFYKFSAKQYVHDEKDFSVMSYNVRLFNVFKWLDRDDIPENIKVFIDEKDPDILCIQEYSNSAHLDLKVYPHRYIFIDGKKVKTGQAIFSKFPIIDQGNIVFPKSDNNVVYADIKRGKDIIRVYNMHLQSIKISPDVSEISDDIENVNQKKSQRIYARISKSFKQQQEQAEIFKEHIKKSKYPIIICGDMNNSAFSYIYRNIKGKLKDAFEEAGGGFGATYKFKYYPARIDYIFTDSKMKVKEFESFSDFENSDHYPIMTRLSME from the coding sequence ATGTTCTTTTTGAATATAGTGCTAACTGTGCTTACATTTAGTGTTTATATTCTGCCTTTTTTAGCACCTAAAAGTTTTCCGCTTTTATCGGTGCTTACGCTGTTTATGCCTGCCTTTTTTGTGGCAAATGGACTCTTCTTTGTTTACTGGGCAATTCAGTTCAAAAAACGTCTTATTTTATCTGGACTGGTTTTGTTAATCGGAATTACTTTTATCAATAAGTTTTATAAGTTTTCTGCGAAACAATATGTTCATGACGAGAAAGATTTCTCTGTAATGAGTTATAATGTTCGTCTTTTTAATGTTTTTAAATGGTTAGATCGCGACGATATTCCAGAAAACATCAAAGTTTTTATCGATGAAAAAGATCCAGATATCCTGTGTATCCAAGAATATTCAAATTCGGCACATCTTGATTTAAAAGTGTATCCGCATCGCTATATTTTTATTGATGGAAAAAAAGTAAAAACGGGACAAGCTATTTTTTCAAAATTCCCAATTATTGATCAAGGAAATATTGTTTTTCCAAAATCAGATAACAATGTGGTTTATGCTGATATTAAACGCGGAAAAGATATTATTCGCGTTTATAATATGCACTTGCAATCTATTAAAATTTCTCCTGATGTCAGTGAAATTTCTGATGATATTGAAAATGTGAACCAAAAGAAGTCACAGCGTATTTATGCTCGAATTAGCAAAAGTTTTAAGCAACAGCAAGAACAGGCTGAGATTTTCAAAGAGCATATAAAAAAAAGCAAATACCCAATTATTATTTGTGGAGATATGAATAATAGTGCGTTTTCTTATATATATAGAAATATCAAAGGAAAGCTAAAAGATGCCTTTGAAGAAGCGGGCGGAGGTTTTGGAGCTACTTATAAATTTAAATATTATCCTGCCAGAATTGACTATATTTTTACAGACAGTAAAATGAAAGTAAAGGAGTTTGAAAGTTTTTCAGATTTTGAAAATTCAGATCATTATCCGATTATGACAAGGCTTTCGATGGAATAA
- a CDS encoding WbqC family protein, which produces MNSLILPTYFPSISHFAVIAQSDSITFEMEDNFQKQTNRNRTYIYSPNGIQLLNIPVKHSKEAHQKTKDILIENEFDWQKQHFKSLEAAYRSSPFFEYFEDDLLPIFEKKHTFLMDLNFEVLDIITKCLRMKFEFGKTTEYFHETPNFTDFRYLANGKKDGNSFEKYTQVFDDKHGFINNLSVLDLLFNEGKFAVDYLKTQKII; this is translated from the coding sequence ATGAACTCCTTAATACTTCCAACTTATTTTCCGTCAATTAGTCATTTTGCTGTGATAGCGCAATCTGACAGCATTACTTTTGAAATGGAGGATAATTTTCAGAAACAGACCAATAGAAATAGAACTTATATCTATAGTCCAAACGGAATTCAGCTATTAAATATCCCTGTAAAGCATTCAAAAGAAGCACATCAAAAGACAAAAGACATTTTAATCGAAAATGAATTTGATTGGCAGAAACAGCATTTTAAATCGCTTGAAGCAGCATATAGAAGCTCTCCTTTCTTTGAATATTTTGAAGATGACTTATTGCCTATTTTCGAGAAAAAACACACTTTTTTAATGGATTTAAATTTCGAAGTTTTAGACATCATAACTAAATGCTTGCGAATGAAATTTGAGTTTGGAAAAACCACAGAATATTTCCACGAAACACCCAATTTTACTGATTTCAGATATTTAGCAAATGGAAAAAAAGATGGTAATTCTTTCGAAAAATACACTCAGGTTTTTGATGACAAACATGGTTTCATCAACAATTTAAGTGTTTTAGATTTACTTTTCAATGAAGGTAAATTTGCAGTAGATTATTTAAAAACCCAGAAAATAATTTAA